From Paenibacillus graminis, a single genomic window includes:
- a CDS encoding AraC family transcriptional regulator — MVNNRAIGKAIVFIENSLYEPIAACDVAKAVSYSYYHFHRYFQGIMGETIGSYIRTRRLTQAAWDLVHSERKILDIGISLYFETAESFTRAFKDRYGITPTEYRNNGIDVLIGNRPPALISDNRVHPYADLSPQIVTVPETYTMGIRFITTISGNESIAMWQLFNQQIPDTFVGTRYGIFEAGETCSSDVFNPRSETTAFVGIEFPKGQPTLRCMERKKLCGGKYVKFIHKGTVKDLMQTYHYIWGVWFPKSGYELDNRDDFECYTERFAGEDVESSEIDIYFPIK, encoded by the coding sequence TTGGTCAACAACAGAGCAATAGGAAAAGCGATTGTATTTATTGAAAATAGTCTGTACGAGCCTATCGCCGCGTGTGATGTGGCTAAAGCGGTTTCCTACTCTTATTATCATTTCCATCGGTATTTTCAGGGCATCATGGGGGAAACGATAGGGAGTTACATAAGAACCCGGCGTTTAACACAAGCTGCATGGGATTTGGTACATAGTGAAAGAAAGATATTAGATATCGGAATTTCCCTTTATTTTGAAACAGCAGAAAGCTTTACAAGAGCTTTTAAAGACCGGTATGGCATAACCCCAACAGAGTATCGAAACAATGGGATAGACGTCTTGATAGGAAACAGGCCGCCAGCGCTAATTTCCGATAATAGGGTACATCCATATGCTGATTTAAGCCCGCAAATTGTTACAGTTCCAGAAACCTACACTATGGGTATTCGCTTCATCACAACCATTAGCGGAAATGAAAGCATTGCTATGTGGCAGCTCTTTAACCAGCAGATTCCTGATACATTTGTGGGTACAAGATACGGTATTTTTGAAGCCGGTGAAACTTGTTCTTCAGATGTATTCAATCCTCGAAGCGAAACCACAGCGTTTGTAGGAATTGAATTTCCTAAAGGGCAGCCTACTCTTAGATGTATGGAAAGAAAAAAACTATGCGGCGGAAAATATGTAAAGTTTATTCATAAAGGAACAGTAAAAGACTTAATGCAGACCTATCATTATATTTGGGGCGTTTGGTTTCCGAAAAGCGGCTATGAACTTGATAACCGTGATGACTTTGAATGTTATACTGAACGATTTGCAGGAGAAGACGTAGAAAGCTCTGAAATTGATATTTACTTTCCGATTAAGTAG
- a CDS encoding C45 family autoproteolytic acyltransferase/hydolase encodes MDKTKVYFKNFIGTSYEVGTQIGQWALSTPSLLKQVLLPPNAYPHDKFTKIKDLLDMYCQGINEEIKGFSDTIGVSSEQALFYAMTYLERGCSLMAVLPSKSKSGHTLMARNYDFNNEMEEMCFAFTNIKGKYRYIGSTLNLFGRCDGMNEHGLAVCKASNGLPVGNFEGGQKAGATGFSFWVVVRSILENCKTVQEAMEWTMSAPIGYNINLMLTDSSNKIALLQCMDGHKSYKLLDEYSEEAFLSVTNHALLEDIKPYQKMTIENSVVRNNKIVEMFTGKKQISKKDMKTLLSTSYPDGLCCHYYKEFFGTLRSMIFDVNDKTIEMTFGSPQVNEWQTFSVGALEMQEVEVLLPQEKARPDFYKIR; translated from the coding sequence ATGGACAAAACAAAAGTTTATTTTAAAAATTTTATTGGTACAAGCTATGAAGTTGGAACACAAATAGGACAATGGGCTCTCTCAACTCCAAGTTTGCTAAAACAGGTTCTTTTGCCGCCTAATGCTTATCCACATGACAAGTTTACAAAAATTAAGGATTTGCTGGATATGTATTGCCAAGGTATCAATGAAGAAATAAAGGGCTTTTCAGATACGATTGGGGTATCATCAGAGCAGGCACTTTTTTATGCCATGACCTATTTAGAACGTGGATGCAGCCTAATGGCAGTATTACCAAGCAAGTCAAAAAGCGGTCATACATTAATGGCCAGAAATTATGATTTTAACAATGAAATGGAAGAAATGTGCTTCGCCTTTACAAATATCAAAGGTAAATACCGCTATATTGGTTCTACATTGAATCTTTTCGGCAGATGCGACGGTATGAATGAACACGGCCTTGCCGTTTGTAAAGCAAGCAACGGTTTACCTGTAGGCAATTTTGAAGGAGGGCAGAAAGCTGGAGCAACAGGTTTTAGCTTCTGGGTTGTGGTTCGGAGTATACTGGAAAACTGCAAAACCGTTCAAGAAGCAATGGAATGGACAATGAGCGCACCTATCGGATATAACATTAACTTGATGTTAACTGACAGCAGTAACAAAATAGCGTTGCTTCAATGCATGGACGGACACAAATCCTATAAGTTATTAGATGAATATAGCGAGGAAGCATTTCTAAGTGTTACAAATCATGCGTTATTAGAAGATATTAAGCCCTATCAAAAAATGACAATTGAAAATTCGGTAGTACGAAACAATAAAATTGTTGAGATGTTTACAGGAAAGAAACAGATCTCAAAAAAAGATATGAAAACTCTTTTGTCCACTTCATATCCAGACGGTCTCTGCTGCCACTATTACAAAGAATTTTTTGGCACATTACGCTCTATGATATTTGATGTAAATGATAAAACTATAGAAATGACATTTGGATCTCCACAAGTTAATGAATGGCAAACCTTTTCTGTGGGAGCGTTAGAAATGCAAGAAGTTGAAGTGTTGTTGCCGCAAGAAAAAGCCAGACCTGACTTTTATAAAATAAGATGA